DNA sequence from the Candidatus Fluviicola riflensis genome:
CCGGTAAATTAGCCTGGGATCAAATCGCTTTGGATGTCGCATTAAATCTAACTGACGATTCCATGAAAGGTGTTTATCCCTCACTTTTCCTCAACGTGGGGAAATGCCACGAAGATCTTGGTGATTTTGGAGAAGCACATGAAAATTACCGGCAGGGACTTTCATTTATTTCATTTCTGCCTGACGATGGATATGGAAAACTGATCCATAACGGGCTTTTGAATGGTATTGAACGGGTGAAATAATAACTTGTTTTCAATCCTTAAACGGGTTTCGTTGTGTCCATTCCGATGTTTTAATATAATAAAAAGCCGGTTTGATCAGCTTGTTGGTCATTACTTCCGCATGACGCACGTAGCAATACATATCCACCGGAACTGCCCCAAGATTGCTTTTCATTTCCATCGCCGTACGGCCAAAAATCACGTTCTTCTTTTGCAGTTCAATCGCCAGTTTCACAGTGTCCGCCAATAATTGCTGATAAACGTTG
Encoded proteins:
- a CDS encoding rRNA adenine methyltransferase, translating into MQFDPENNIVKLCAKGMELEGEGKPMEAFELFQRAWNEASNDFEKFTSAHYVARHQENVSGKLAWDQIALDVALNLTDDSMKGVYPSLFLNVGKCHEDLGDFGEAHENYRQGLSFISFLPDDGYGKLIHNGLLNGIERVK